One Methanobacterium alcaliphilum genomic window carries:
- the nadC gene encoding carboxylating nicotinate-nucleotide diphosphorylase, producing MKNALRQMIREDIGFEDITTNALIDHDMHARAEILSREKGVIAGVDVAEMILADFDLDYSVNYLDGDTVTENDIIISIEGNVRSILSVERTILNLMMRMSGIATLTAKMVNKALQANPDIIIAATRKTTPGIQFFEKQAVKAGGGDTHRFRLDDCVMVKDNHIAAVGNLKAAIDKAKKNVSFTKKIEVEVESLGDAILAAQMGVDIIMLDNMSPEDIKKILNELVKLDLRENVIIEASGRINPDNMVDYALSGVDVISMGFITHSAPILDLSLELIQIG from the coding sequence ATGAAAAATGCACTTAGACAGATGATAAGAGAGGATATTGGGTTTGAGGATATCACTACCAATGCACTTATTGATCATGATATGCATGCCCGTGCCGAAATTTTATCCAGAGAAAAAGGAGTCATTGCAGGTGTTGATGTTGCAGAGATGATTCTTGCTGATTTTGATTTAGATTATTCTGTTAATTACTTAGATGGGGATACAGTAACTGAGAATGATATTATTATCTCAATAGAAGGAAATGTTCGTTCAATATTAAGTGTGGAGCGCACAATTCTTAATTTAATGATGAGAATGAGTGGAATAGCTACTTTAACTGCAAAAATGGTTAATAAAGCTTTACAAGCAAATCCTGATATTATAATCGCTGCTACTCGAAAAACTACTCCCGGAATTCAATTTTTTGAAAAACAAGCTGTAAAGGCTGGGGGAGGGGATACACATAGGTTCAGATTAGATGACTGCGTAATGGTGAAAGATAACCATATTGCGGCGGTTGGCAATCTAAAGGCGGCCATTGATAAAGCCAAGAAAAATGTTAGCTTCACCAAAAAAATAGAAGTCGAAGTTGAATCTTTAGGAGATGCTATTTTAGCTGCTCAGATGGGTGTAGATATTATTATGCTGGATAATATGTCACCGGAGGACATTAAAAAAATTCTAAATGAATTAGTAAAATTAGATCTAAGAGAAAATGTTATAATTGAGGCTTCAGGGAGAATAAACCCGGATAATATGGTGGATTATGCTTTAAGTGGAGTTGATGTTATTTCTATGGGATTCATTACACATTCTGCTCCTATTCTTGATCTTTCTCTGGAATTAATTCAGATTGGATAA
- a CDS encoding ZPR1 zinc finger domain-containing protein, translating into MKMDCPVCHGQKCMDVINRTEEIPYFGEIMESLLLCSSCGYRHTDVICLDQKEPVHYSLQTNVQRLNARVVKSQSATLTIPELGLKVEPGPKSLGYVSNIEGVLERFQTAVKTAMNLFDDETSQKNATIILEELDKVRSGEKSVEIILEDPFGQSFIAHPDASKRKLEEDEIKKLKTGFITIENDEYCE; encoded by the coding sequence ATGAAAATGGATTGTCCAGTTTGTCATGGGCAAAAATGTATGGACGTGATTAACCGTACAGAAGAAATACCTTATTTTGGTGAAATTATGGAGTCTTTACTACTTTGTAGCTCCTGCGGATATCGCCATACAGATGTTATATGTTTAGATCAAAAAGAACCCGTCCATTATTCCCTTCAAACAAATGTCCAACGACTTAATGCACGTGTGGTCAAATCTCAATCCGCAACTCTCACCATACCTGAATTGGGATTGAAAGTAGAACCCGGCCCCAAGTCATTGGGATATGTTTCTAATATAGAAGGAGTATTGGAAAGATTTCAGACTGCAGTTAAAACGGCTATGAATTTATTTGATGACGAAACCTCTCAAAAAAATGCTACTATAATACTGGAAGAATTAGATAAAGTCCGCAGCGGAGAAAAATCCGTTGAAATAATACTGGAAGACCCATTTGGCCAAAGTTTTATTGCCCATCCTGATGCTTCAAAAAGGAAATTAGAAGAAGATGAAATAAAAAAATTAAAGACTGGTTTTATAACCATTGAAAATGATGAATACTGCGAATAG
- a CDS encoding 3H domain-containing protein, protein MKKPYVILIGSASGIGKSTIASELAKELGIKHLIETDFIREIVRGIIGPDYAPALHKSSFDAYTTLRDKERFKDNKRALINAGFEEHASFVIPAIEKVIKRAVDDSDDVVIEGVHLVPGLVNMDKFKNDASIHFFILSADEDVHKERFVKRAMKIKRGGKHLEYFKENRTIHNYLVAQATEHNIPVINNQDLESSKKRMLSLIREICKVMILKHPVDSLEDEIDIVLEKYGGRIVDVSYFLPGSGEPLKRNVNVYDPLEAKRFVKHLKENPKRKKDLEKLYELSDNVHSHKICAPDKETLQRMIEDLGKSGFIFKKDGTIPPKAANDNHNA, encoded by the coding sequence TTGAAAAAGCCTTATGTGATATTGATTGGGAGTGCTTCTGGAATAGGGAAATCCACCATAGCTTCTGAACTCGCAAAAGAATTAGGCATAAAACACCTGATTGAAACTGATTTTATTAGAGAAATAGTTAGAGGTATAATTGGTCCAGATTATGCTCCTGCTCTCCATAAATCTTCCTTTGATGCATACACTACCTTAAGAGACAAAGAAAGATTTAAAGATAATAAACGTGCCTTAATTAATGCTGGTTTTGAAGAACACGCTTCTTTTGTTATTCCTGCAATCGAAAAAGTCATAAAAAGAGCTGTTGACGATTCTGATGACGTGGTAATAGAAGGTGTGCATTTAGTGCCAGGATTAGTAAATATGGATAAATTCAAAAACGACGCATCTATCCATTTTTTTATATTATCTGCAGATGAAGACGTGCATAAAGAAAGATTCGTTAAAAGAGCCATGAAAATCAAACGTGGCGGTAAGCATTTAGAATATTTCAAAGAAAATAGAACTATTCACAATTATTTAGTTGCTCAAGCCACGGAACACAATATTCCTGTTATCAACAACCAGGATCTTGAATCCAGTAAAAAAAGGATGCTTTCACTTATTAGAGAGATCTGTAAAGTGATGATTTTAAAGCATCCAGTGGATAGTTTAGAAGATGAAATTGATATTGTGCTTGAAAAATATGGTGGTAGAATAGTTGATGTTTCTTATTTTCTTCCAGGTTCTGGAGAGCCCCTTAAAAGGAATGTGAATGTTTACGATCCCCTGGAAGCAAAGAGATTTGTAAAACATCTGAAAGAAAACCCAAAACGAAAAAAAGATTTAGAAAAACTCTACGAACTATCAGACAATGTTCACAGCCATAAGATTTGTGCTCCGGACAAGGAAACATTGCAGAGAATGATTGAAGATTTGGGTAAAAGTGGATTTATTTTTAAAAAAGATGGAACTATTCCACCCAAAGCAGCAAATGACAATCATAACGCTTAA
- a CDS encoding roadblock/LC7 domain-containing protein, which translates to MIARILKDLGRINGVNGSLVVGKDGLIIETEVPSDIDAELVAAMSSAVFGTAERSAEEMKHEPLEQVMIEGSRGKTLMIDAGEGILVLITDIDINLGLIRIEMRRSAERVKDLLS; encoded by the coding sequence ATGATAGCAAGAATACTTAAAGACTTAGGTAGGATCAACGGGGTAAATGGTTCTTTAGTGGTAGGAAAAGATGGTTTAATTATCGAAACCGAAGTGCCTTCAGACATAGATGCCGAACTAGTGGCAGCAATGTCCTCAGCTGTATTCGGTACTGCCGAAAGATCAGCAGAAGAAATGAAACATGAGCCCCTTGAGCAAGTGATGATTGAAGGAAGTAGAGGTAAGACTTTAATGATCGATGCAGGTGAAGGAATTTTAGTTCTCATCACAGATATCGATATAAATCTAGGTCTTATCCGTATTGAGATGAGGAGAAGCGCTGAGCGTGTTAAAGACTTATTAAGTTAA
- a CDS encoding DUF1611 domain-containing protein, giving the protein MYIVSSVEELQELNPFIVIGCGGGGEKFANFEGVETVGFVDDDSSKHGKPFCGCSVSPDLINLIERTDANSVAIMLPIGAEGSALKYAVEAIDKGKNVVASFRSLPLSENPSLLLFAKQKNVSIKEISPRLDNIDKIFGIAPSKCCELLPKIDYKHKNPVIYVGGTSQECGKRTTTRLLGKQAKEEGLEVAVISTDEMGLEQPVDLNFRAGSLSVMDVASALMGSIRYMEEERDPDIIFVESQSSLTELGNPHPRGLSASILIGSSPDATILCHRPNHPYRKPRGILDEINAIESVEPTKVLGISLNLRNVEGNNLIAEYESKYGLPTADVRNGGSSRLLKVIKDYIGEI; this is encoded by the coding sequence TTGTATATAGTATCTTCTGTTGAAGAACTTCAAGAGCTTAATCCATTTATTGTCATTGGTTGCGGAGGAGGAGGAGAAAAGTTCGCTAATTTTGAAGGTGTGGAAACAGTTGGTTTTGTAGATGATGACTCTTCAAAGCATGGGAAACCCTTCTGTGGATGTTCTGTATCACCCGATCTTATTAACTTGATAGAACGAACTGATGCTAATAGTGTGGCCATAATGTTACCAATAGGCGCTGAAGGTTCTGCACTTAAATATGCTGTTGAAGCCATAGATAAAGGGAAAAATGTAGTTGCATCTTTTAGATCGCTTCCTTTATCTGAAAATCCATCATTACTGTTATTTGCAAAACAAAAAAATGTTTCAATCAAGGAGATAAGTCCTAGATTGGATAATATCGACAAAATTTTTGGCATAGCTCCATCGAAATGCTGTGAACTATTACCTAAAATTGATTATAAACATAAAAATCCAGTAATATATGTCGGTGGAACATCACAAGAATGTGGAAAAAGGACAACTACTCGATTACTTGGTAAACAGGCAAAAGAAGAGGGATTGGAAGTAGCTGTTATCTCTACTGATGAAATGGGTTTAGAACAACCAGTAGATTTGAATTTTCGCGCAGGTAGTCTCTCAGTAATGGATGTTGCGTCTGCCCTGATGGGTTCAATACGTTATATGGAAGAAGAGAGAGACCCCGATATAATTTTTGTGGAAAGCCAATCCAGTTTAACAGAACTGGGAAATCCTCATCCCAGAGGTTTATCTGCATCCATACTTATTGGTTCATCACCTGATGCAACTATTCTATGTCACAGGCCCAATCATCCATATAGGAAACCAAGAGGAATACTGGATGAAATTAATGCAATAGAATCAGTTGAACCCACAAAAGTATTAGGGATTTCGTTGAATTTAAGAAATGTGGAAGGAAATAATTTAATCGCAGAATATGAGTCTAAATACGGGCTTCCAACTGCAGATGTGAGGAATGGGGGTTCTTCAAGATTACTTAAAGTAATTAAGGATTATATAGGGGAGATTTGA
- a CDS encoding cell division protein SepF, protein MKDVMDFVKKNLGLDEDEEQKEEQEPIIVPEHSFYEIVLMKAKNSEDIDYAIAQITEEKNPIILDLSYLENESPDDLRIAGEKLKALRKEKGVEAILLCQNGKNIVIITPPEIKLIRKD, encoded by the coding sequence ATGAAAGACGTAATGGATTTTGTAAAGAAAAACCTGGGTCTTGATGAAGATGAAGAACAAAAAGAAGAACAAGAACCAATTATAGTTCCAGAACATTCATTTTATGAAATAGTGTTAATGAAAGCAAAAAATTCCGAGGATATTGATTACGCAATTGCTCAAATCACAGAAGAAAAAAATCCTATTATTTTAGATCTTAGTTATTTAGAAAATGAGTCACCAGATGATTTACGTATAGCTGGTGAAAAACTCAAAGCTCTTCGTAAAGAAAAAGGTGTAGAAGCAATATTGCTATGTCAGAATGGAAAAAATATTGTTATAATAACTCCTCCTGAGATTAAACTAATAAGAAAAGATTAA
- a CDS encoding DUF2226 domain-containing protein, which translates to MELPITKPSQVSYADELEFSELMEKMSEKEYNGFIRITHGSEEGYLLFKEGSQVAASYDRHIKNDALESIIDSMDKSDTLLEVFELKPSQVDYLIDLNKAYKLDPIFDITEQVREEEIQDDYGGYEDTYFNPKEASYRKSVEELKAEEELAYKKRIAEKTPVEVEPVVEVEPIPEPEPEPEPEPEPEPEPEPEPEPTLEPELEVESEEVMDEEEFTVPVDRLELMKKYGLKDFEEEDADKVLETYKGGTVSNSELEGIELTIMNRVKKSVMGIPKIRGTEVIVFLENNRELGGKIKIICEYEGKGIFSRIMGDSKAVENLRYQILEISEMEIRKSFREYPQIVDNFDISIEIH; encoded by the coding sequence ATGGAATTACCAATAACTAAACCTTCTCAAGTTTCATATGCAGATGAACTGGAATTTTCAGAACTTATGGAGAAAATGTCTGAGAAGGAATACAATGGGTTTATCAGAATTACTCATGGTTCTGAAGAGGGATATCTTCTATTTAAAGAGGGATCTCAGGTTGCTGCATCATATGATCGGCATATCAAAAATGATGCATTGGAAAGCATTATTGATTCAATGGACAAAAGCGATACTCTTCTCGAAGTTTTCGAATTAAAACCTTCTCAAGTTGATTATCTTATTGATTTAAACAAGGCATACAAACTGGATCCTATCTTTGATATTACTGAACAAGTTAGGGAAGAAGAAATACAAGATGATTATGGGGGCTACGAGGATACTTACTTTAATCCTAAAGAAGCCAGCTATAGAAAATCAGTTGAAGAACTTAAAGCTGAAGAGGAATTAGCTTATAAAAAGAGAATTGCTGAAAAAACTCCAGTTGAAGTAGAACCTGTTGTTGAGGTTGAGCCTATTCCTGAGCCTGAACCTGAGCCTGAGCCTGAGCCTGAGCCTGAGCCTGAGCCTGAGCCTGAGCCTGAGCCTACTCTTGAACCCGAACTTGAGGTTGAATCGGAAGAGGTTATGGATGAAGAAGAATTCACAGTACCCGTTGATCGTTTAGAGCTTATGAAAAAATATGGTTTGAAAGACTTTGAAGAAGAAGATGCAGATAAAGTTCTTGAAACATATAAAGGCGGTACAGTAAGTAATTCTGAACTGGAAGGAATTGAATTAACGATTATGAATAGAGTTAAAAAATCTGTTATGGGTATTCCAAAAATCAGAGGCACGGAAGTCATTGTATTTTTAGAAAATAATCGTGAGTTAGGTGGAAAAATAAAAATAATCTGCGAATACGAAGGAAAAGGTATTTTTTCCAGAATAATGGGCGATTCAAAAGCTGTTGAAAATTTGAGATATCAAATTTTAGAAATTTCTGAAATGGAAATTAGAAAGAGCTTCAGGGAATACCCTCAGATTGTAGACAATTTTGATATCAGTATAGAAATTCATTAA
- the minD gene encoding cell division ATPase MinD, translating into MTRVITVASGKGGVGKTTITANLGVSLSTYGERTVVLDADIAMANLELILGMEGKSVTLHEVLAGEASIEDAIYEGPSGVRVVPAGISLEGLRNVKMDRLEEALSKLVEDTDILLIDAPAGLEKDALSALAAADELLLVTTPEVPSISDALKTKIIASKLGVNIIGVVINREQHDKTFLTVDEIETILEVPVIAVVPDDHEVSRAAAFGEPIVLKNPKSPTTNAIMKLAADLIGEEYQPIEPDKKGVITKLISGLMGRR; encoded by the coding sequence ATGACCAGAGTTATCACTGTTGCTTCAGGAAAAGGAGGAGTCGGAAAAACGACTATAACGGCTAATTTAGGAGTATCTTTATCCACTTATGGTGAGCGAACTGTAGTGCTTGATGCAGATATTGCTATGGCTAATTTAGAACTTATTCTAGGTATGGAAGGTAAATCCGTTACTTTACATGAAGTTCTAGCTGGCGAAGCATCAATTGAAGATGCAATTTACGAAGGACCCAGTGGGGTTAGAGTTGTCCCGGCAGGTATATCTTTAGAAGGCCTTCGAAATGTCAAAATGGATCGTTTAGAAGAAGCACTTTCAAAATTAGTTGAAGACACAGATATATTATTAATAGATGCTCCTGCGGGTTTGGAAAAAGATGCACTATCTGCTTTGGCAGCGGCTGATGAATTATTGTTAGTCACTACTCCTGAAGTTCCTTCAATTAGTGATGCCTTAAAAACCAAGATTATCGCATCTAAATTAGGGGTAAATATTATTGGTGTTGTAATTAATCGGGAACAACACGATAAAACATTCTTAACTGTCGATGAAATTGAAACTATTCTGGAAGTTCCAGTAATTGCAGTGGTTCCTGATGATCATGAGGTAAGCCGTGCTGCTGCATTTGGAGAACCTATTGTTCTTAAAAATCCAAAATCTCCAACCACCAATGCAATCATGAAGCTGGCCGCTGATTTAATTGGTGAAGAATATCAACCAATTGAACCGGATAAGAAAGGAGTTATTACTAAACTCATTAGTGGTTTAATGGGTCGAAGATAA
- a CDS encoding carbohydrate kinase family protein, with product MPLEIVSLGTCNMDFIMKVPDFVEVDGEMYIENLQTSPGGSAFNFSANMSKLGLPSGLITWIGNDYWGNIIQNDLKNRGINSKRLKKIEYPTGKAFISVDNSGKRSIYSFLGANEKLKLTPEDTEYIKSSEMLHLTGIYWEVAQKAAKYAKKLSFAPGALLSSYGIEKLKPVLQNTDILFLNEKEVEILTGNNIMEGSKLLIDEGVSAVIITQGANGATLFVENKEIHDPVGKAKVVDTTGAGDAFAAGFVAKWISNKPWVECLHFANDYAKKCVGKMGPL from the coding sequence TTGCCTTTAGAAATTGTAAGTTTAGGAACTTGCAATATGGACTTTATTATGAAAGTTCCTGATTTTGTAGAAGTAGATGGGGAAATGTATATTGAAAATCTCCAGACGTCACCTGGAGGGTCTGCATTTAATTTTTCGGCTAATATGTCTAAACTGGGCCTGCCCAGTGGGTTGATTACATGGATTGGGAATGATTATTGGGGAAACATCATCCAGAATGATTTGAAAAATAGGGGAATAAATAGCAAACGCCTTAAAAAAATAGAATATCCCACAGGTAAGGCCTTCATAAGTGTGGATAACAGTGGAAAACGTTCTATTTATTCTTTTCTAGGGGCTAATGAAAAACTTAAATTAACTCCTGAGGATACTGAGTATATAAAATCTTCTGAAATGCTGCATTTAACTGGAATATACTGGGAAGTAGCACAAAAAGCTGCAAAATATGCTAAAAAACTTTCTTTTGCACCGGGTGCTTTACTTTCTTCTTATGGAATTGAAAAATTAAAACCCGTGCTTCAAAACACAGATATATTATTTTTAAATGAGAAAGAAGTTGAAATTTTAACAGGGAATAATATTATGGAAGGATCTAAACTCCTGATAGATGAAGGAGTTTCCGCAGTTATAATTACACAGGGCGCTAATGGCGCTACACTTTTTGTTGAAAATAAGGAAATTCATGATCCTGTAGGCAAAGCAAAAGTAGTAGATACTACTGGTGCCGGAGACGCTTTTGCAGCAGGATTTGTAGCTAAATGGATTAGTAATAAACCATGGGTTGAGTGTTTACATTTTGCCAATGACTATGCAAAAAAATGTGTTGGTAAAATGGGGCCGCTGTGA
- a CDS encoding TatD family hydrolase produces the protein MIDGHIHADTRPYEDFEKMAISGINAAISCAHDPLKMSTSAVIFDHFDRLVNNDRERAAKNGLTLYFALGIHPRSISSDFEKVLHKLPKILKNERVVAIGEIGLETTSPKEIDVFIQQLRIADDLKAKVIVHTPRTNKKEVTEITKNILLENIEPKRVLIDHVDFTIVDSLIDEQFTLGLTVQPLKMSPKDAFILLNDYGLEKFVLNSDMSSSPSDPLSVPKTVHELRMNGFDEKDIQLVSETNAAKFFNIS, from the coding sequence ATGATTGATGGACATATACATGCCGACACCAGGCCATATGAAGATTTTGAAAAAATGGCAATCTCCGGAATAAATGCTGCTATTTCTTGTGCACATGACCCTCTAAAAATGAGCACGTCTGCAGTTATTTTCGACCATTTTGACAGGTTAGTTAATAATGACCGAGAAAGGGCTGCAAAAAATGGATTAACATTATACTTTGCCCTGGGTATTCACCCTAGAAGCATATCATCTGATTTCGAGAAAGTGCTTCATAAATTACCGAAAATTTTAAAAAATGAACGCGTAGTGGCAATTGGAGAGATTGGATTAGAAACCACGTCACCAAAAGAAATCGATGTGTTTATCCAACAATTAAGAATTGCAGATGACTTAAAAGCAAAGGTTATTGTACACACACCTCGTACTAACAAAAAAGAAGTAACTGAAATTACCAAAAACATTTTACTTGAAAATATAGAACCGAAAAGGGTTTTGATTGATCATGTAGATTTCACTATTGTAGATTCATTAATAGATGAACAATTTACACTTGGGTTAACAGTACAACCTCTGAAAATGAGCCCTAAGGATGCTTTTATTCTTTTAAATGATTATGGTCTTGAAAAATTCGTTTTAAATAGTGATATGAGTTCATCACCATCTGATCCATTATCCGTGCCTAAAACGGTCCATGAACTCAGGATGAATGGATTTGATGAAAAAGATATCCAATTAGTTTCTGAAACTAATGCCGCTAAATTCTTTAATATATCTTAA
- a CDS encoding helix-turn-helix transcriptional regulator — protein sequence MSEHDNLFDLYDFVQEDLKFMVKSGIRLKILVSLSDGLKSMKEIKEEYDLSFATLSNNMKRLQEEGLVQKFDDKYKLSQMGVLKLDRIWDFHRYMYVANNFEDLWLNHNLKGIPDKFLNEIDVFMTAELVRSTAVDIYKPHNTYKDIVIGSTVIYGVSPISHPDFIELFDELIQSDTDIELILSDEIIKKTVISADFRDLSKAITNKNLNIRRYAGGNLDIAFTVTDKFISIGLFGSDGIYDQNRDLVSYDPRAVDWGMRLYREYYKKSEKLNVKTLAKILVS from the coding sequence ATGAGTGAACATGATAATCTCTTTGATTTGTATGATTTTGTTCAAGAAGACTTGAAATTCATGGTAAAATCAGGGATCAGGCTCAAAATATTAGTTAGCTTAAGTGATGGTTTAAAAAGTATGAAAGAAATCAAAGAAGAGTATGATTTGAGCTTTGCTACACTTTCTAATAACATGAAACGTCTACAAGAAGAAGGTCTCGTTCAAAAATTTGATGATAAATATAAATTATCACAAATGGGGGTCCTGAAGTTAGATCGAATTTGGGATTTCCATAGATATATGTATGTCGCTAATAATTTCGAAGATTTATGGTTAAACCATAATTTAAAGGGTATTCCTGATAAATTTTTAAATGAAATCGATGTTTTCATGACGGCTGAACTTGTAAGATCTACTGCAGTTGATATTTACAAACCCCATAATACTTACAAAGACATTGTCATAGGATCTACTGTGATTTATGGTGTTTCTCCAATCTCTCATCCAGATTTCATTGAATTATTCGACGAATTGATCCAGAGTGATACCGATATTGAACTAATTTTATCAGATGAAATAATAAAAAAAACAGTTATTTCCGCCGATTTTAGAGATCTCAGCAAGGCTATTACCAATAAAAACCTTAATATTCGACGTTATGCAGGGGGCAATCTGGATATAGCTTTTACAGTTACTGATAAATTTATTTCAATAGGCCTATTTGGATCAGACGGTATTTATGATCAAAATCGTGACTTGGTGAGTTATGATCCCCGAGCAGTGGATTGGGGAATGAGATTATATAGGGAATACTATAAAAAATCTGAAAAATTAAATGTCAAAACTCTTGCAAAAATTTTAGTATCATAG
- a CDS encoding helix-turn-helix transcriptional regulator has translation MKNKESHLLEKTYDDVKFLLVSNIRMKIMLSLYDSPKKSADLREETFTSSSTVLHAITQLEKRNLVSRRGDLSFLSSKGSLVALKLINLIETFTILNRHDIFWKDHCLDGIPKHLKNRFHRLKNAYLIESILENVEKPFTTYLDMLSNANNIKAALPVCFPRHLDNIKLTLNRGGKVDLILTREIFETLIDHCGYMELKKYLKKGNLKIFLIARLDIAYVISEKFMSIGLFFENGEYDSTKLLMGQDNEILEWGNDLFAYHLQSAQKVNYKSLLKKNN, from the coding sequence TTGAAAAATAAAGAGTCGCACCTGTTAGAAAAAACATATGACGATGTTAAATTTTTATTGGTTTCCAATATTCGAATGAAAATAATGTTGAGTTTATATGACTCTCCAAAAAAGTCAGCTGATTTAAGGGAAGAAACATTTACTTCATCCTCAACTGTTTTACATGCTATAACTCAACTTGAAAAGAGAAATTTAGTTTCACGGCGTGGGGATTTATCTTTTTTATCATCTAAAGGTAGTTTGGTTGCTTTAAAATTGATTAATTTGATTGAGACGTTCACTATTTTGAATAGGCATGATATCTTTTGGAAGGATCATTGTTTGGATGGAATTCCTAAGCATCTTAAAAATAGATTTCATAGGCTGAAAAATGCATATTTGATTGAATCTATATTGGAAAATGTTGAAAAACCATTTACCACATATCTGGATATGCTTTCCAATGCAAATAATATTAAAGCTGCGTTACCTGTTTGTTTTCCCCGGCACCTTGATAATATTAAACTTACTTTGAATCGAGGAGGTAAAGTAGATCTAATTTTAACTCGTGAAATATTTGAAACTTTAATTGATCATTGCGGCTATATGGAACTGAAAAAATATTTAAAAAAAGGAAATTTAAAAATATTTCTAATTGCACGACTGGACATTGCTTATGTAATATCTGAAAAATTCATGTCCATAGGTTTATTTTTTGAAAATGGAGAATACGATTCTACTAAACTTCTTATGGGTCAGGATAATGAGATTTTAGAATGGGGTAACGATTTATTTGCATATCATTTACAGTCAGCACAAAAAGTAAATTATAAATCTCTTTTGAAGAAGAATAATTAA